CGAGAACTTGACAACGAGGGTGTGCTGCAGTTGCAGAGGCAAATGATGCAAAGTCAGGATGATAATGTGGATGAGTTGAGGAAGATCATTTTCCGGCAGAGGGAACTCGGCACGCAGATTAATGACGAGCTTGAGGTGCAGAGTGATCTACTGCGGTTAGCGGATGAGGAAGCTGACATGTTCGTCCACGCCCTTTTCTCGGTTGTTCTACTTGTTTTGGTCTACTTTACTAACGATATATCTAGATTGAAATCCAAGATTGATGTTGGAAGGAAGAGGATCGAAAAGATCTCTTGATTTTGGCCGGGCATGGTTTCCATTCTGCGTAGAGGAATTCTTCCATCTATACCTTGGTGCGGGTCCTTTCAGCATCATTCAGACCAATCTGTTTGCAGATAACACAGTGATAATGTGAACGAACCTTCTTCTACTTGCCTGGATCTCTTTTTGACCAGTAGTAATCCTCTCAAATGGGTAAAAGGTGCAGACTCCCATCCTCAGTCACTTCAATTCGGACTTGGTCGAGCCTATCCCTTCAGATTCCCCCAGGGACTTTCTTTCTGATCAATTGTCTCAAGCATAAACTTGAGCACTGCTGCACCACCCAGTCTCATACATGCTAAGAAAGGGTCGTTGTGATGACACTCTTGGCATGTCGCAACTCTGTACTGCGAATTGAATTTCCAGGGAGGATGGCCACTTGGCGTGGATTTTGATTTTAAATATCCCGGTGTTGGGACTGGGAACTAACCGTCTACTCCTGAATAGTGAGCCGGGGTGGGGCATTGGCATGCCTTTGCCACGAAAGCACTTCCGTAGTCACCATATTCAGCGAAGATATGCACCACGACCTGGTACAGGTGAGTTGTGGTACGATAACCCCGTTCCCCGAGAACAGCACCATGGATTAACAGAAGATCAAGGATTTATGGTCAGCCGTTTACGGCAACTTGGTAGAGTGCACTCCACCGACCCACATCCGGATGGGGATTCGCTCCATGTTCTAAGAGTACTTCCCCGATCTCCACGTGGCCGTTGGCAGCCGTATAAGAAAGGGTCGTCTGACAAAGAAAAGGTGAGGTTGTCAGGGATCTGCCCCGTATTCCAGGAGCAGTTTGACTGCCTCGAGGTGCCCTATTGTAGCGGCAGACATAATACATGGCACTTCAGCCGAGATATCAGCCCCTCTAGCAAGAATTCAGCCAGTCTCGTATAACTCTGACGGACTAGCAGCATAGAGAGGTGTCTCGTGTAAGTGTCTGCTTCGATCGTTGTTAGAGGCGTAGCCAGCGTCGATGAGAATTTGCACAACGGCTAGGTATCCGTTGTCTGCTGCCACGGCGAGCGATCGTCTCAGGTTGTAAGCGCAGGAGTGTGTGTGGAAGCTTCAGCATCCAGTGCTCGGCGGCTTTCACTTTAGAGCAATGCTTCGCTACCCAGACCAGGGGGACACCGTGTAATaagctgctgctgttgtCAAAGAGGGCTGGGCTCAGCAGCAGATCGACATGGCTTGCACTCAAGAGTTGAGGCAAAGTGCTTCCTTGAGAAACTTGGCAAACCTGTATCTGATCTCAGCTGAGAGGGGTGTGTGAGAGACATGGAGGATACTATGAGGAATCAACGGGAGTGATGCCCCCCATAAGAATCCTGTCGTTTTACATCCGATCAATATACGCTAGCACCATGATGTTCTTTAAACAATTGAGTACAACAACAtcgaagagaaaaaaaagctatTTTAGATGATGTTTGACAATTTGATACAATAGCTTTGCAAATGAATCTGAATGgcagtaaaaaaaaaaggcctgCCCTCGATTGGATTTTGGATGTATATTCAGACTTGCATAGTGATGAGTTTACCGTAGTAACCGTAGTAAATGCATTTCAGAGCGTAATTGTGCACTGGATCAGGCTTCGAAGAGCCActatttaaaaaaagaacacACTACCTGGGACAAGGAAAAGAAATGCATAAGGAAACAAATGATACATCTCAACAAAAGGGTTGAAGGTGATAATCCCTGCCACGAATAACAACCCGAGAGAATCACCTCCTACAGAGTATAGCCTGAGGATAGAATCAAATCTGCATTTAGAGACAAAGAAGACTGAATGAAGGTAGTCACGAGAATGCAGGCAAGGAAAAGTAGGTTGTCTCTAGAAAAATGGACGCTATGGATGAGAAGCTAAAAGAGAAGGATCAGGGAGCAAACGAGGGAGATTGCATCTGGTATTATACGGCGGCCTGCATCTCCAGGCAGGGGCAGCCCGAATTGATTCGGGGCCGGTTGCACTATCTCTGACGGTACGATGCATATAGTACAGGACTCGGCTTCTTCTCAACACGATACGATACGTATATTCATTCTAAACAAGCAGACGTATAACATTGTGTACATGCGAGATATTGGACCAGCTCTAGAGTTGATGGTTTCCGGGGGAGTTTTGCCATGAAACCAAAATTGGCATCGGTCTTGGGTCATAGAGGCTCCACGGAAGTCGACACATCAACAGACTGAGTCACTCCTATGCCATCAAATGCTAATTTTGGCGGACCTCGCTCACTATTACCGCGGATGATTGTCTCAATCTTCGAATTTCCCTGCAAACTGTACATGAGCACATCATCATCTGAACTGGCCATCGCCCTAGCATTCATTTGATTGTCGCTTCGGCTCCTTGTGCTCTGGTTTCGCAAGCTCATTTTGTACTTGGACTCACGGGTTGCTTTGTTGCTAGAAAATTTGTGGTAGATGCGAACGATGAGAGTCGAGAGGGAAGGGAGACAGGTGCAGATAATGCCGATAGAGACTTCTGCGTTACTAGAAATGATGACTCAGTTCGAGTGCATAGTCAAAAGATCAGGCGAGAAGAACATACCCCAGCATGTTGATTCTCATAAACGCCCGAGAAACATCCGCCGACTGTCCGGTCATGACAATTAGTGCCAACCGGACGATACTGGCCGTCACAGCCAGGCCGCCCGCCCCCAAAATCACCATCACGCGCATCCTTTTCTTCGCAGAGACTTGCAGAGTCCACGTCAAAGGAAATGGCAAGAGGAGAATGATCACGTCACTGAATACACTGACGACGGCATCAGTCAAGATAATCGACGTCTGGTCTAAACATATGCCATCAATCCTCTGGTCCCAAAATTTGGCGATGGGGCTGCAGATTCGTATCTTGACAATGACAGCGGGGATGGAGTAGGCCAGCATGAGACCCATAAAGATCTTAATAAATCGGACGCATTTTTGGAAGTGGTTGAAAACACGAGTCATGATCCAGAGGAGGCACACTTTGGTGAGATAGGCTGTCGGGCCATACATGACCATCGTTACGTAGATAGTCTAGACCGTCAGAAGTGGACATGGTCGAGCGTGCAAGTGCTTTGCATACCTTTTGGAACGGGATCTTTTTCTCATCGGGGACATCCCACCAGTGTAATCCTCCTCCATAATGACCCACTGTCCTTGCCGTTAGATACAGCTTGTCGCCGGTAGAACTAGAGACATACTGAGGAGGGCAATGATTGAGTACCAGACACCGAGAACCTGTTTGAGATGTTCTGTCAGTCCACGTTGCCCTCTTTCCATGTGGTGGTCCCTACCCAGGCAACTGTACATGTCCCTAAGGGTTGTTAGTATTTCTGTGCCCTGTGCAAGTCCATAAGGAGGTTTCACCGACAATCCTCCTTCCCAAATCCGCTGAGAATAAACAATCTAGTATAAGCACGAAGACCGAAGAAGCCTGTCATACCAAGGATGCATAAGGACTGGCAGGCGTAGTTCCATCTCTGCACACTCCAATCAATGGACACACCTCCACCGCTCCGTTCTATCAACGACATAGAATACACCAAAAGTCTTTCTGTAGGGCGACAGTCACCGGGTCCAGGTTTTTCAAGGCGACCCCGACTTTAAGCCATACCATTATAGCATCTGCAGTCCAGAGCCTAGAAAATCGAATCCCTGAAAATCGGGTTCACAGATCCTGGTTTCAATTGTTAAACGGACGTGCTTTAACGAGCTGCAGTGTCGAAATCAGGCTATTGATCACCCATGATCGGCTCTTTTGAAATGGGAGAGCAAACAGAAACCGTTATCTGGGGGCTAATTCTTGATGCACGAGGTCCATGAAGGGTACAAGGGTTGATTGTTTTCTGCCGTTGTCGTTTGGCACGACAATCCAAGATATTTTAACGTTGTATCATTATCTGCCACCTATATTTCTTCGCTGTCAGAAAATGTTATAAAGTGCCGAAGTAAAGTCAGTCAAAAGCTTAGAGCAAAAGCTTGACCCGAGCATATGCACAAATGGCTCGCATCTTTCTTGAGATCGATTTTCAAAATGAAAACCAGACTTGAGATTGAGTTGGTCTATCAACCGGCAGAATCCACAGTCTACTCTTCTATTTGATCCCTTGGCAATTGCACCGTACATGATAATGACTGGTAGTGTTTGCTAAGCGACTAGTGTAGCAAAGTCTATCGTGCCGATGGGTACATACTAGTTCCTTTTCCAGTGGTACGTTCGCTCCACGCCTTCGGCCAACCTACAATGGAATTGACTACGTATTCATGGCAATTGATTGTCCCCGGGTTTAGGATTCTCTACTTTGCAGCGAAGAGAGTATGACATTTACATATTTGAAGCGGGGCGGCACCGCTCGAGTCACTAGCCGGTCAATCAGGTTCCCATGCTAGGGAATCTTGCCTAGTGCCGGCAGTAATCGGACGATTGACCGTGTGGCCAACCACTCCATGCATGTTACAGGTACGGTGGCCTCTGCAGACAAGTTGGACCTAGAAAATAGCCATCACATTTGGAGGCGGGGAAACCCCACCGGGCATGTTCAACGGCACGGATGCCACGAAAAAGCTCCACCGCTGGAGTTCTTGACAGGTGCGTGCCAGCGCCTCAAGATCGAAGAGTTCCCCTGTTGTTTGTTGGTCAATACAATGGATCTGTGCAGCTCGTAGAAAAGCGCTCCGGCAGCTTACCGATCGGCATTCCCCAACCAGCGAGCACATATTCATGGAGGAAGATGTCAGGGGATTGTGGTGGGTAGACCTGTGGGTCTGTCAGTTAATTGCCTTTGGGGGtctaaccgtgccaagcgcccaactacccatcctgggtagttgggcgcttggcacggttatacGAACGAAAAGGATATCCCCCCTTTGGAACGTGATGTTGTTCTCCTCGGCATTTTCAAGAATGTCGGCAAACCGCACTTGGTGGGTCGAGAACGTAGTATATTCCATCCCTTTTTTCTCAGCCCATGTAGCGTAGTCTATCAAGACTCCACGTCCTATTGCAATGGTGTGAGATAGCATCAGGGGATTCAGATGAAGGGGATACACACCTGCAATTCCCTCTCGGGCCCAATGTTGAAGACCAATGCGATCATTTTGGCGATCATTTTGGCGATCACTTATTTCTTCACTGGTTGTTCCACCATAGAACACCCGTTCAGATTGACCGGGCACTGTCTGCGAAAAATGGCGGAGGGGGTATCGAAGAGAGTGTGTGCCATTGTTCCGTTCCTCCGTTGTTTCTGCTGGTCAGGTTATGAGCAAAGGTTATAAGGCCCGGGATGCGGCAGTAAAACTAAAATTGCGCAATAAGATACATACTTCGTAGTATGAAGCGCAAGGTCCCTTTTCTTAGgcaggtaggtaggtagatttaattaacgtccggcagggagcaagctttcgcttgctcccgcgacctcccatggggtattgggacgtgcaatgctatggtttctattatacaaagatccttctccacagattgcagttcatgcattcgtaaatgcgagggctgagtagccagttggtgacggctgtctccgacgtgtgagccggccatcatgggggtgagggtcccggggggtccaggtgtgtgattggcgggtgccaagagactttgttgaggatacAAATGAgtgagttacctcgtgcagacccgcgagtagaaacttgtgagctccagtagttcaacaaactgcttggggtccaggctgcgaaggtaggcgactgcctctatcctgtcggttggaggtgtcggggggcgttttggccaatGTCGGAAAGACttctgggttttgtggcagagagcgaggtgctctggtgactttcggcggccgcatgagcagtcgagtttggcgtcttcgtggttgaacttgcggtggtaccagtcgaagtcgccatgcgacgagcggagggcaagccagcggtggagcgctggtcgaAAAAGAAATTGTTGTGCATCATCCATGAATCGAACACGGGCCCTTTTCTTAGGCGCCGCAGTGGATATGTGATTTGTAGACTCCATAACCCCGGAACGGATCCCCACAAGAATGACCACGCAACTGCACCCTGCCGGAGAACCTCATACACTCCGAATTCCAGGCCGCACGACATGGCTTTCGCTTGTGAGCTTATGGGCCAGTTGCTGTGCTATGAGCCTAATCCTGACACCCATCATAGGAAGGCAACACGACAGTGGTATTTCTAGGTCAATCTTCCTTCCGGTGCTCTGACAATTGCTCTCTGTGCTCGAGTTCTTTAAGCCCCCATCCATACATCGCCACCAGAATGTTGTCCAGTGAATCGAAAGCCTACATCTTATCGGATGTGGAAGGTTTATTCCAACTATTGTATTGCTGCTTCTCACGACGATGTGGGTGGCATGCAATATGATTGGGACTCGGCAACGGTGATCGGCCTCTTTGTAGTCAGACTAACAGTCACCTTCCTTGTCTTGTTTTCCTTCTGTCattttggttcttttggaATCGGGAACTACGATCTTCCCGAATGGGTTCAAGACGTGCAAGGTGGAACTCCGAGAAGCGGTACTCGGGGTTTACCTTTGAACTCTCTCAAATGGCGGGAACACTGTCTGCTGATATTCTAGATAAGCTCTTAATACCATGATCTCACGCTTCAGCTGACAGTCCTCCCAAGGTCCGTGATCAGGACCATGAGCACCTAAAGTGGCGACACCTCAATCGGGAAAGTCGCAGCTGCAGCCCAAAATCCGGGTACATACAGCCACATTCAGATTCATACACGTAATCTGTACAGCATGCTGCAATGAAATCTTAGCTGGCAACTGAGCATCGCTTAACTTCTGACATGTGCCCAACTGGCAATCTCAGAATCCGGACTCAAGGGTTTTGTGCTGTGATCGGCAAGCCAGTCGTGATCTCATACCTTACGCAGCTCAGTAGGCCACAATTCCATAGAGTAACATCCCTACAAGGGCCCCCCTACATGTTGTCGGTTACAGACATGAGCTGAAATATCTTCCCCATTCATACCTGATGCTGGCTTACTTAACTGTATGCAGTGTATCTTTATGAGAGACATTAGAACGACAACAGATCAGCATGGGTAGGTTCGGGTCTCAGACAAGTTCCTATAATAGGTTGGTTATCGCTTTTGTGGCTATTGGGTCAATGGTGAGTTCGCAGGTACCTTTACGTGGCCAATCTTAACTAGGCCTACCCAAATAGACCTAATGGAAATTGCTCCTCGATTATTTCCAGTACAATCGGCCAGCCAGGATGGTATGCCTACTTCGGCCTGCCCGCTGAGGGTCAACCGGGATATGCAGCCATCACTACCCCCGTAATCTCGACAGCAAACGGTGTTTTCAGGGCAGGCGGTGCTATTGGTGCTCTTTTCATAATGTGGTCGTGTGATTTCCTTGGCCGAAAGGCAAATATCCAGTTCGGTGCCTTTTTTCACTGTTTGGGGGAGCACTCCAGGCCGGCTCTAATTCAATGGCGTATGTCCTTTTTCCTGCTTTCAAATTAGACTGGTGCTGACAGCTCTCAGCATGTTCCAGACTGGCCGCTTTATGTGCGGTCTTGGAATCGGCATCCTTGTCACCGTCTGCCCTATGTATCTCTCCGAGATGTCCAGTGCTCTGCACCGTGGCTGGTTTGTCGGCCATCATGCCATGTTtctggtcttcggatgtATGCTTTCAGGATCGGTGGGTTATGCTTGCTACTATGCAACGGGCCCTCTGGATAGGTTTGGCTGGAGATTCCCTCTCGCCTTGCAATGTCTGCCCACGATGGTGCTCCTTCTAGGATCTCCTTGGCTCCCGCGTTCACCCCGTTGGTTGATTTCGAAGGGTAAGTTCGATGAGGCGCAGCACGTCCTCGAGCGGCTCCGTGAATCACCAGATGATCCAAACAACTTGACTGCCAAGGAAGAGTTCTTCCAGACGAAAGAGCAGATTCAACTCGAGGCTGGGAGATTGGCTACCTATGGTAGCGTATGGAAAGCTGTCTTTACAAGGAAAAGCAAACCGAAAGCGAATGGCTATCGGCTTCCTTACCCAGTGGGGCGCTGAATTTGGCGGACCTTTAATCATTGTGAGTGTAGCAATGCCTAATTCAAAAACCAAATCTTTCCGACAACGACTAGAACAACTATGCCGTTCTTTTGTACAAAAACCTAGGCATGAAGGGAGGCATGCCTCTGCTTTTGAGTGCTGTATGGCTGACAACAGCTGGTGAGGTCAAACACCCAGGACTCACTATGTTCCCCGTTTGCTAACCTGGCTCAGGGCTGATCTACAATCCTCTAGGCGCCTGGCTTCATGATGAAGCCAATTCCCGACGCGGCATGTACATGATCGGCTTTATCGGCATTATCATCACTACATCGTGTCTGGCTACTCTGACCGCCCAGTATGCTGGTACAACCTACAAGGTTGGAAACGGATTTGGCATCTTCTTCATGTACCTTTATCTAGCCTTCCAGGGGTGAGCCAAGAACACAAAAAGATCGCTGAATACATTGAGCTAACATTCCAGCAGTACTTTCTGCGACACCACTATGTACCTCTATGTTTCGGAGATCTTCCCAACTGAAATCCGTCCAATTGGCATGggcttctctctcttcgGTCAGTTTGCCTGTAAGTGGTTCGGATCGGGGTTGTTTCcagattccaattgacaTACCTAGCCACCCTCATCCTCCTGCAAACCGCCCCCATAGGCTTTGGTAATATTGGCTGGAAATACTACCTCGTCATTATTTGCTGGTCGGTATTTTTCATCCCGAGTATGTTTTCTTCTCCGTCACATCAAGAGTGGACTAGACTTCAGCTAACAAAGTTGTAGTCAtatacttcttcttccctgAGACTGCTGGTCTTACGCTAGAGGAAATTGCCAAAAACGTCGGCGAGGAGGTTGCTGTTAAACTCCCTCGCGTCACGGACGAGGAAAAAGCTCAGCTCGGCCGCCAGCTAGTCACAGATGAGAACGTTCAATCATTCGTGAGCTCTGAGCTGGATACAGAGACTAAGCCGTCGTCAACCAACGAAGCTGAGCTGAACGTGTCCAAAGCAGAATGACCATTTTGAGTGCGCTTGGCT
The nucleotide sequence above comes from Penicillium digitatum chromosome 1, complete sequence. Encoded proteins:
- a CDS encoding MFS sugar transporter, putative, whose protein sequence is MAMFQTGRFMCGLGIGILVTVCPMYLSEMSSALHRGWFVGHHAMFLVFGCMLSGSVGYACYYATGPLDRFGWRFPLALQCLPTMVLLLGSPWLPRSPRWLISKGKFDEAQHVLERLRESPDDPNNLTAKEEFFQTKEQIQLEAGRLATYGSWGAEFGGPLIINNYAVLLYKNLGMKGGMPLLLSAVWLTTAGLIYNPLGAWLHDEANSRRGMYMIGFIGIIITTSCLATLTAQYAGTTYKVGNGFGIFFMYLYLAFQGTFCDTTMYLYVSEIFPTEIRPIGMGFSLFGQFASTLILLQTAPIGFGNIGWKYYLVIICWSVFFIPIIYFFFPETAGLTLEEIAKNVGEEVAVKLPRVTDEEKAQLGRQLVTDENVQSFVSSELDTETKPSSTNEAELNVSKAE
- a CDS encoding putative cyclase, encoding MAGSHVGDSRHQLATQPSHLRMHELQSVEKDLSETTEERNNGTHSLRYPLRHFSQTVPGQSERVFYGGTTSEEISDRQNDRQNDRIGLQHWAREGIAGRGVLIDYATWAEKKGMEYTTFSTHQVRFADILENAEENNITFQRGDILFVYPPQSPDIFLHEYVLAGWGMPIGELFDLEALARTCQELQRWSFFVASVPLNMPGGVSPPPNVMAIF